The genomic DNA AGCCGTGGACCCTCGCCTCCGCCAAGGGCCAGGTCGTCGTCCTCAACGTGTGGGGCTCGTGGTGCCCGCCGTGCCAGAAGGAGCTGCCGCACCTGCAGGACGCCTGGTCGTCGTACTCCTCGGCCAAGAAGCCCGTGCAGTTCGTCGGGCTGCTGCAGCGCGACTCGGTCGACTCCGCCAGCTCGACGCTGGCGAAGTTCAAGGTGACCTACCCCTCGCTCAAGGACGACGGCGGCAAGACGCTGCTCGGCCTGCAGGGCAAGGTCGTGACCACCCCGACGACCCTCGTCATCGACAAGCAGGGCCGCATCGCCGCGCGCATCTCGGGCGAGACGACCGCGACCACGCTGCGCAACCTGGTCGACCAGACCCTCGGCGAGCAGGCCTGATCGCATGATCCACACCGGCGCGGCCGAGACGGTCGCCAGTGGCAGCCTGCCGCTGGCGGTCCTGCTCGCGCTCGCTGCCGGCGTCGTGTCGTTCGCGTCGCCGTGCGTGCTGCCGCTCGTGCCCGGCTTCCTCGGCTACGTCACCGGCCTCACCGACGAGAAGCGCCGTACGCGCCTGGTCACCGGCGCCCTGCTGTTCGTCCTCGGGTTCACCGTCGTGTTCGTGTCGATCGCGTACGCCGCGGGGTCGGCTGCTGGGTTCCTGCGCGGCAACCACGAGCTGCTGATGCGCATCGGTGGGGCCGTCGTGATCCTGCTCGCGCTCGTCTACCTCGGCTTCATCGGCCAGCGCGGCCTGTCGATCCGCTGGCGGCCGGCCGCTGGTCTGGTCGGCGCGCCCGTGCTCGGCGCGGTCTTCGGGCTCGGCATGAGCCCGTGCATCGGACCGGTCCTCGGCTCGATCGTGTCGCTGTCGGCGTCGCTGTCCGATGACAGCGGCGACATCCGACGCGGCGTGCTGCTCGCAGCGATCTACTCCCTCGGCATGGGCCTGCCGTTCGTCCTGATCGCCGCCGGCTGGACCCGTGCCGAGAAGGCCTCCCGGTGGCTGCGCGATCATCACCGGCCGATCCAGGTCGTCGGCGGTGTCCTGATGCTGCTCGTCGGCGTGCTGATGGTCACCGGCCTGTGGGAGCACTTCACCGCCTGGCTCCAGACCCACCTCATCTCCGACTTCGAGACAGCTCTATGACGCCACCCGATGACCTGAAGTCCACCTACGCCGACACCGACGAGGACGGCGAGGGCGCCTCGGCGTCCGGTGCCCGACCGTCGTCCGGCAAGGACGGCGCGACGCTGCCCCAGCTCGGCTTCCTCGGCGGCCTGCGCTGGTTCTGGCGCCAGCTCACGAGCATGCGCACCGCGCTGTTCCTCCTGCTGCTGCTGGCGATCGCGGCGGTGCCCGGGTCGATCTGGCCGCAGCGCGGCATCAACGCGGTGCGGGTGTCCGACTACCTCGCCAAGCACGAGACGATCGGGCCCTGGCTCGACCGCTTCGGGTTCTTCGACGTCTACTCCTCGCCGTGGTTCGCAGCGATCTACCTGCTGCTCGTGGTGTCACTGCTCGGCTGCATCATCCCGCGCACCAAGATCCACTGGCAGGCGATGCGCGCCCAGCCCCCGAAGGCCCCGCGCAATCTCACCCGGCTGCCCGCCCACGGTCAGCGCACCTTCGACGCAGCGCCCGAGGACGTCCTCGACACAGCGCGAGAGGTGTTGCGCAGCAAGCGTTTTCGGCTGCGTACCGACCAGGAGGGCGCCGTCTCCGGTGAGGTCGGCGCGCTGCGCGAGACCGGCAACCTGGTCTTCCACATCTCGCTGGTGCTGGTGATCGTGTCGGTCGCGGCCGGTCACGTCTTCGGCTGGCGCGGTGACGTGATCGTGCCCGAGGGCGGCGACTTCGCGAGCACCGTCACGCAGTACGACACCATCGACCCCGGCCCGTGGGTCGACGTCTCCGAGATGTCGCCCTGGTCGCTGCACCTCGACAAGCTGCACGTGTCGTTCGAGGACGGCGTCCCGCCCGACAGCCCGCAGTTCGGCCAGCCGCGCGACTTCACCGCCGATGTCACCACCGGCGACGAGGACGGCAAGACCGCCCGGCAGCGGATCGCCGTCAACCACCCGATCTCCCAGGGCGGCGCCTCGGTCTACCTGCTCGGCAACGGCTACGCGCCGGTCATCACCGTGCGTGACAAGGCCGGCAAGGTCGTCTACCGCAAGGCCACGCCGTTCCTCCCGCAGGACAACACCTACAAGTCGGTCGGGGCCGTCAAGGTCACGGGTGCCGCGCCGAAGCAGCTCGGCTTCGCCGGGTTCTTCATCCCGAGCCTCGACTTCACCGAGGAGGAGGGCCCGGTGTCGACGTTCCCGGGTCTGCGTCGTCCGGCCCTGGTGCTCACGGCGTTCGAGGGCGACCTCTTTCCGGACGGCCGGCCGCAGTCGGTCTACACCCTCAACACCGCCAAGATGACCCAGCTCAAGAACACCGACGGCCAGCCGACACGACTGCTCGTCGAGCCCGGCAAGACCGTGCAGCTGCCGGGCGGTCGGGGCTCGGTCACCCTCGAGCAGAACGTCCCGCGCTGGGCCGGCCTCTCGGTCCGGTCCGACCCGGGCAAGATGCCCGCGCTGGCCGGTGCGCTCCTCGGCCTGCTCGGCCTCGTCATGTCGCTCACGCTGCGGCGACGCCGCGTGTTCGTCCGCGTCGCTCCTGCCGACTCGGGCGGCTCGTCGACGGCCACCGCCGACAGCACCGACCGACGTACTCTGGTCACCGTCGGTGGCCTCGCCAAGGGCGAGGACCCCCGACTCGCCGCGGCGCTCGAGGACATCCTCGAGGCCATCTCCACAAGGACAGGCAAACCCGCATGATCACCCAGCTGCTCACTCGCGAGACCAACACCGCGCTCGCCGACGCCTCGACCAACAGCCTCTACGCCTCGGCCGTCGTGCTGACCCTGGCGATGCTGGCCTTCGGGCTCGACCTCGCGCAGTCTCCCGCGCGCGCCGCACGCGAGGCCGCCCGTCGTACGCCGGCCGCACAGGAGTCCGCCGAGGGCGGCGGCTCGACCGCGGTGCTCACCCGCACCGAGGACGACGCGCCGGTCGAGCCCGAGAAGCGTCAGTGGGCCGGCATCGGCATGTCGTTGTCCTGGCTCGGAGCGCTGCTGCTGATCGCCTGTGTCGCGATGCGCGGTGCCGCCGTGCACCGCCCTCCGCTGGGCAACATGTACGAGTTCGCGATCGTGGGCGGCGCGTTCACGATCGTCGCCTACCTGCTGTGGGGGCTGCGCCGCGACGTGCGCTGGCTCGGCATCTTCATCGTCGGGCCCGTGCTGCTCGTCGAGATGCTCGCGGCCCTGGTGTTCTACACCGACGCCACCCAGCTGATGCCGTCGCTGAAGAGCTACTGGCTCTCGATCCACGTCACGGTCGCGACCCTGTCGATCGCGCTGTTCACCATCGGGTTCAGCCTGACGGTCCTGCACCTGATCCAGGAGCGGGTCGAGGCCGGCGAGACCGAGCGCTTCGCGTTCATGAAGGCCCTGCCCTCGTCCGAGCGGCTCGAGCGGCAGAGCTACGCCGTGCACATCATCGCGTTCCCGCTGTGGACCTTCACCCTGATCGCCGGCGCCATCTGGGCGCAGGAGGCCTGGGGCTCGTACTGGACCTGGGACCCCAAGGAGGTGTGGACCTTCGTCATCTGGGTGGTCTACGCCGCCTACCTCCACGCTCGCGTGACCGCGGGCTGGAGCAGCCGCCGGGCGTCGTACATCGTGCTCGCCGGGTTCGCCTGCATCATCGTCAACTACTGCGTGGTCAACGTGTTCTTCGTCGGCCAGCACTCGTACTCAGGAATGTGATGGCCCGCTACACCCTGCTTCGTCTGCTCATCTTCTTCGCGACGCTGATGATCCTGTGGCTCGTCGGCCTGCGCAGCTGGGCGCTGCTCGCCATCTCGGCGATCGTGTCGGCGATCATCTCGCTGGTCGCCCTGCAGGGCGTGCGTGAGCAGTTCGCCAGCCAGATCGACGCCAAGGTCAAGGCGCGTCAGGCCAAGGCCGAGGCCTACCGCACGGCCGAGGACGACGACGAGGAGTGACCCTCGCCCCGGTGGGCCGGCACGGGATACGTTCGACGGCGTGAGCGACTTCCCTGCGCTGCCCACCGGATTCACCATCGGCACGGCCACGGCGTCGTACCAGGTCGAGGGCGCCGTCGACGAGGACGGCCGGGGCCGGTCGGTGTGGGACACGTTCTGCGCCGAGCCCGGTCGCATCAAGAACGGTGAGACCGGCGAGACCGCCTGCGACCACTACCACCGGTACGCCGGCGACATCGCCCTGATGAAGGACGCCGGCTTCGACGCGTACCGCTTCTCGATCGCCTGGCCGCGGGTGCTGCCGACGGGTTCGGGTGAGGTCAACGCCGCGGGTCTCGACTTCTACGACCGCCTCGTCGATGAGCTCGTCGCCGCCGGCATCGCCCCGGCCGCAACGCTGTTCCACTGGGACCTGCCGCAGGCACTGCAGGACGCCGGAGGGTGGCAGTCACGCGAGACGGCGCTACGGCTCGCGGACTACGCGGCGATCGTCGGCGAGCGGCTCGGTGACCGGGTGCAGATGTGGATGCCGCTCAACGAGCCCATGGTCGTGACGATGCTCGGCTACGCGACCGGTCTGCACGCACCCGGCCTGCAGCTCGGCTTCGAAGCGTTGCCTGTCGCACACCACCTGCTGCTCGGTCACGGCCTGGCCGTGCAGGCCTTGCGCTCCGCCGGCTGCGACAGCGTCGGCATCGCCTCCAACCACGCCCCGACCTGGCCCGCGTCGTCGTCCGACGCCGACCGCGAGGCCGCCGATCTCTACGACGGGCTGGTCAACCGGCTCTTCGCCGACCCCGTGCTCACCGGCGCCTACCCGGAGGGCTTCGCCGAGGCGATGCCGGGGCCGGTCGACGATGACCTGCGCATCATCTCCACGCCACTCGACTGGTACGGCATCAACTGCTACGCGCCGTCGCTCGTCGGCGCTCCGGGCGGCTCACCCGACGGGCCGGCTGCGGTCGGGGGCGCGCCCGTGCCCGCAGGTCTGCCCTTCGAGCCTCGCCAGATCGCGGACCACCCGACGACCGACTTCGGCTGGCCGATCGTGCCGTCGGCCATGACCGAGATCCTGGTGACGTTCCACGAGCGGTACGGCGACGCGCTCCCGCCCGTCTACATCACGGAGTCCGGCTGCTCCTTCCACGACGTCGTGGCCGCCGACGGCGGGGTTCACGACGAGCGCCGGGTGGCGTACCACCGTGAGCACCTGGCGGCGGTGGCGACTGCGATCGACACCGGTGTCGACGTCCGCGGCTACTTCGTCTGGTCGCTGCTCGACAACTTCGAGTGGGCCGAGGGCTACACCGAGCGGTTCGGTCTGGTGCACGTCGACTTCGACAGCCAGGTGCGTACGCCGAAGGACTCCTACCGCTGGTTCCAGCAGCTCATCAAGGCCCGCCACCCCTGACCTCTCGCACGAATCTCGTCTGGTCGGCAGCGCATGCACTGCCGACCAGACGAGATTCGTGCACGACGGCGTCGAAGTATGTCTGTCCGGCAGTCCATGGAGTGCCGGACAGACGGTTTTCGTGAAGGGGCGGGAGGGTCAGGCGAGGCGGTAGGTGAGGTACAGGCCGAGCCCGAGCAGGACGCCGTACGCGAGCAGGAACATGCCCGTGCCGGCGAGCGCCGGGATCAGGTCGCGTCCCTTGCGGCCGGTGACGACCGTGCGGACGGGGACGACCGCAGCGAGCAGGGCGATCAGGCCGAGGTAGGCCCACTCGTAGGTCTGTGCGGCGATGACGACGCACGCCGCGGACGCGAGGACGAGGACGACGTACAGGACGCGCGTGGCAGGGTCGCCGAGGCGTACGGCGAGGGTGCGCTTGCCCGACTCGGTGTCGCCGGGGATGTCGCGCAGGTTGTTGGCGACGAGCACCGCGCACGCGATCGCGCCGACACCGCACGCGCTCGCCCACGAGGCGCCGTCGAGGTGCTTGGTCTGGGTGTAGGTCGTGCCGAGGACGGCGACGAGCCCGAAGAAGATGAACACGAACACCTCGCCGAGGCCGAGGTAGCCGTAAGGGTTCTTGCCGCCGGTGTACTTCCAGGCGGCGATGATCGCCAGGGCCCCGATGAGCAGCAGCCACGGGGTGTTCGAGAGTGTGATCAGGGTGAGCCCGGCCAGGCCGGCGACCCCGAACGCGAGGAACGCCGCGAGCTTGACGTTGCCGGGCTGAGCGAGGCGCTGGCCGACGAGTCGGACCGGCCCGACGCGGACGTCGTCGGTTCCGCGGATGCCGTCGGAGTAGTCGTTGGCGTAGTTGACCCCGACCTGCAGAGCGAGCGACACGACCAGGGCGAGCAGCGCGTACCCCGGGTTGGCGTCGCGCATCGCGTAGGCGAGCCCGGTGCCGACGGCCACGGGTGCGATCGCCGCCGGGAGGGTGCGCGGGCGGGCTCCCTGAACCCACTCCTGCAGGGTGGCCATAGGTGTACTCCTGGTGAGGTCGGACGAGCGAGGCGGGCGGAGGCCGCGGCGTCAGAGGCCGCGCAGGAAGTCGGGGTCGTCGTCCGGGCCGCGCGGACCCGAGGGTCGCGGCCGCTGGACGGGACGCCGGCGGCGTCGGCCGACGAGGATCCAGGCGATGGCGCCGAACGGCGGGGCGATCACGATGAGTGCGATCCAGACGAGCTTGGGCAGGTGCTGCTGCTCGGACTCATCGGTCTGGATGCAGTCGACGAGCGAGTAGACGACGACTCCGAGGACGAGCAGGGCGAGGACCACGCGAGCCATCATTGCCCTCTCTGTCGACCGGCCGGGCTAGAGATTCTGCCACCCGGTGTCGGCAGCCAGAGCAGCGCGGTCGGGCTTGCCGGGGCCGCGGGTGGGCAGCGCGTCGAGCACGAGCAGCCGCCGGGGGAGGGCGTGGGCCGGCAACGCGTCGCGCAGCCGGTCGCGTACCTGGCGCAGCGACGGGGTCGACCCACCGGCGGGTACGACGGCGAGACTGACCGCCTGCCCCCACTCGGCGTCCGGGGTGCCGACCGCCACGGCCTCGGCGATGTCGGCGAGGGAGACGGCCGCGTCCTCGACGACGCGCGGGGCGACCTTCAGCCCGCCGGTGGTGATGAGGTCGTCACGCCGGCCGAGCACGTGGAGGGTCCCGTCGTCGGCGAGCTCGCCCACGTCGTCGGTCCAGAACCGGCGCCGGCCGGTGTCGTCGACG from Luteipulveratus halotolerans includes the following:
- a CDS encoding TlpA family protein disulfide reductase is translated as MSRRLAAAGAAVALGLTLTACGDDANSISSQAKQGDNKGYVAGNGQIESLAVGDRKKPVKVSGTTLQGKPWTLASAKGQVVVLNVWGSWCPPCQKELPHLQDAWSSYSSAKKPVQFVGLLQRDSVDSASSTLAKFKVTYPSLKDDGGKTLLGLQGKVVTTPTTLVIDKQGRIAARISGETTATTLRNLVDQTLGEQA
- a CDS encoding cytochrome c biogenesis CcdA family protein — its product is MIHTGAAETVASGSLPLAVLLALAAGVVSFASPCVLPLVPGFLGYVTGLTDEKRRTRLVTGALLFVLGFTVVFVSIAYAAGSAAGFLRGNHELLMRIGGAVVILLALVYLGFIGQRGLSIRWRPAAGLVGAPVLGAVFGLGMSPCIGPVLGSIVSLSASLSDDSGDIRRGVLLAAIYSLGMGLPFVLIAAGWTRAEKASRWLRDHHRPIQVVGGVLMLLVGVLMVTGLWEHFTAWLQTHLISDFETAL
- the resB gene encoding cytochrome c biogenesis protein ResB; translation: MTPPDDLKSTYADTDEDGEGASASGARPSSGKDGATLPQLGFLGGLRWFWRQLTSMRTALFLLLLLAIAAVPGSIWPQRGINAVRVSDYLAKHETIGPWLDRFGFFDVYSSPWFAAIYLLLVVSLLGCIIPRTKIHWQAMRAQPPKAPRNLTRLPAHGQRTFDAAPEDVLDTAREVLRSKRFRLRTDQEGAVSGEVGALRETGNLVFHISLVLVIVSVAAGHVFGWRGDVIVPEGGDFASTVTQYDTIDPGPWVDVSEMSPWSLHLDKLHVSFEDGVPPDSPQFGQPRDFTADVTTGDEDGKTARQRIAVNHPISQGGASVYLLGNGYAPVITVRDKAGKVVYRKATPFLPQDNTYKSVGAVKVTGAAPKQLGFAGFFIPSLDFTEEEGPVSTFPGLRRPALVLTAFEGDLFPDGRPQSVYTLNTAKMTQLKNTDGQPTRLLVEPGKTVQLPGGRGSVTLEQNVPRWAGLSVRSDPGKMPALAGALLGLLGLVMSLTLRRRRVFVRVAPADSGGSSTATADSTDRRTLVTVGGLAKGEDPRLAAALEDILEAISTRTGKPA
- the ccsB gene encoding c-type cytochrome biogenesis protein CcsB; amino-acid sequence: MITQLLTRETNTALADASTNSLYASAVVLTLAMLAFGLDLAQSPARAAREAARRTPAAQESAEGGGSTAVLTRTEDDAPVEPEKRQWAGIGMSLSWLGALLLIACVAMRGAAVHRPPLGNMYEFAIVGGAFTIVAYLLWGLRRDVRWLGIFIVGPVLLVEMLAALVFYTDATQLMPSLKSYWLSIHVTVATLSIALFTIGFSLTVLHLIQERVEAGETERFAFMKALPSSERLERQSYAVHIIAFPLWTFTLIAGAIWAQEAWGSYWTWDPKEVWTFVIWVVYAAYLHARVTAGWSSRRASYIVLAGFACIIVNYCVVNVFFVGQHSYSGM
- a CDS encoding DUF4229 domain-containing protein yields the protein MARYTLLRLLIFFATLMILWLVGLRSWALLAISAIVSAIISLVALQGVREQFASQIDAKVKARQAKAEAYRTAEDDDEE
- a CDS encoding GH1 family beta-glucosidase; translation: MSDFPALPTGFTIGTATASYQVEGAVDEDGRGRSVWDTFCAEPGRIKNGETGETACDHYHRYAGDIALMKDAGFDAYRFSIAWPRVLPTGSGEVNAAGLDFYDRLVDELVAAGIAPAATLFHWDLPQALQDAGGWQSRETALRLADYAAIVGERLGDRVQMWMPLNEPMVVTMLGYATGLHAPGLQLGFEALPVAHHLLLGHGLAVQALRSAGCDSVGIASNHAPTWPASSSDADREAADLYDGLVNRLFADPVLTGAYPEGFAEAMPGPVDDDLRIISTPLDWYGINCYAPSLVGAPGGSPDGPAAVGGAPVPAGLPFEPRQIADHPTTDFGWPIVPSAMTEILVTFHERYGDALPPVYITESGCSFHDVVAADGGVHDERRVAYHREHLAAVATAIDTGVDVRGYFVWSLLDNFEWAEGYTERFGLVHVDFDSQVRTPKDSYRWFQQLIKARHP
- a CDS encoding 1,4-dihydroxy-2-naphthoate polyprenyltransferase, which gives rise to MATLQEWVQGARPRTLPAAIAPVAVGTGLAYAMRDANPGYALLALVVSLALQVGVNYANDYSDGIRGTDDVRVGPVRLVGQRLAQPGNVKLAAFLAFGVAGLAGLTLITLSNTPWLLLIGALAIIAAWKYTGGKNPYGYLGLGEVFVFIFFGLVAVLGTTYTQTKHLDGASWASACGVGAIACAVLVANNLRDIPGDTESGKRTLAVRLGDPATRVLYVVLVLASAACVVIAAQTYEWAYLGLIALLAAVVPVRTVVTGRKGRDLIPALAGTGMFLLAYGVLLGLGLYLTYRLA
- a CDS encoding PLD nuclease N-terminal domain-containing protein, coding for MARVVLALLVLGVVVYSLVDCIQTDESEQQHLPKLVWIALIVIAPPFGAIAWILVGRRRRRPVQRPRPSGPRGPDDDPDFLRGL